The following are encoded together in the Planococcus antarcticus DSM 14505 genome:
- a CDS encoding argininosuccinate synthase gives MLNKKIVLAYSGGLDTSVAIPWLKGQGYDVVAVCLDIGEGKDLDFIKQKALQVGAVESYMIDARDEFADEYALISLQAHTLYEGKYPLVSALSRPLISKKLVEIAEATGSTAVAHGCTGKGNDQVRFEVSIKSLNPNLEVVAPVRQWGWSRDEEIAYAKEHNIPIPVNLDSPYSIDQNLWGRANECGVLENPWTTPPEEAYDITNALENTPDTADVVEIEFVNGVPTQLNGVSYSFSKLILELNDIAGKHGVGRIDHIENRLVGIKSREIYEAPAAMTLIAAHKELEDITLVKEMAHFKPVIEKKLTELIYEGLWFSPLRTALEAFLKETQVFVNGTVRVKLFKGHAIIEGRKSANSLYNEQLATYSTDDTFNHASAVGFIELWGLPTVVNSMVNKKEVAVPEDLKEKVKA, from the coding sequence ATATTGAATAAAAAGATTGTACTCGCATACTCAGGTGGATTAGATACATCGGTGGCCATTCCATGGCTAAAAGGTCAAGGCTACGACGTTGTCGCAGTGTGCCTGGATATCGGGGAAGGAAAAGATTTGGATTTCATTAAACAAAAAGCGCTTCAGGTTGGAGCAGTTGAGAGTTATATGATCGATGCAAGAGACGAATTTGCGGATGAATATGCATTGATTTCACTGCAGGCTCATACTTTATATGAAGGGAAATACCCATTAGTCTCTGCTTTATCACGTCCACTGATTTCGAAAAAATTGGTCGAAATCGCAGAAGCTACTGGTTCAACTGCCGTTGCGCATGGCTGCACAGGAAAAGGCAACGATCAAGTGCGTTTTGAAGTTTCGATTAAATCATTAAATCCAAACCTTGAAGTCGTAGCACCAGTGCGTCAGTGGGGATGGTCACGTGACGAAGAAATCGCTTATGCCAAAGAGCATAATATTCCGATTCCCGTCAATTTAGATAGCCCGTACTCGATCGATCAAAATCTATGGGGCCGTGCAAACGAATGTGGCGTCTTGGAAAATCCGTGGACGACGCCGCCAGAAGAAGCTTATGACATCACAAATGCACTTGAAAATACGCCAGATACAGCCGACGTTGTCGAAATTGAATTTGTTAACGGTGTTCCGACTCAATTGAATGGCGTATCGTACTCATTCTCAAAACTAATTCTTGAGTTAAATGATATTGCTGGTAAACACGGTGTAGGAAGAATTGACCATATCGAAAACAGACTGGTCGGCATTAAATCACGTGAAATCTATGAAGCACCTGCAGCGATGACTTTAATTGCAGCGCATAAAGAGCTCGAAGATATTACTTTGGTAAAAGAAATGGCCCATTTCAAGCCAGTTATCGAAAAAAAACTGACTGAATTGATTTATGAAGGTCTTTGGTTCTCTCCGCTGCGTACTGCACTAGAAGCATTCCTGAAAGAAACACAAGTTTTTGTTAACGGAACAGTACGTGTCAAACTGTTTAAAGGACATGCCATTATCGAAGGTCGTAAATCGGCAAATTCGCTTTACAATGAGCAATTGGCAACTTATTCGACAGATGATACATTCAACCATGCATCTGCAGTCGGCTTTATCGAACTATGGGGTCTTCCGACAGTTGTTAACTCAATGGTCAACAAAAAAGAAGTGGCGGTTCCTGAAGACTTGAAAGAGAAGGTGAAAGCATGA
- a CDS encoding MBL fold metallo-hydrolase has translation MTLHKIIIPTPFAVGDVNSYLLKGDMLTLIDTGPKTPEAWMAIKAGLKEFGAEPGDVEQVVLTHHHPDHAGWVDGFENAKLYGHPYNDLWLRRDQDFFEYHDAFYMERLKEEGVPGDLQFWVKKMKRPLNLMGSRPLDKAINEGDTLPGHPEWEVLETLGHAQSHLSFWNKETHEMIGGDHVIAKVSSNPLIEPPLDPAQGRPKSLLQYNASLSRLLKMPIDVIYSGHGEEVRNINELITSRLAKQHQRAMKALGMIGERNLTVYELTKELFSHAYEKELGLTLSETIGQIDYLQEEGLISERLGDDGIFYYNKV, from the coding sequence ATGACTCTACATAAAATTATTATACCAACACCATTTGCAGTTGGAGATGTTAATTCTTATCTATTAAAAGGCGATATGCTGACTTTGATTGATACAGGTCCAAAAACACCCGAAGCCTGGATGGCCATTAAAGCAGGTCTTAAAGAGTTTGGCGCAGAACCAGGAGATGTAGAACAAGTCGTGCTAACTCATCACCACCCTGATCACGCTGGGTGGGTAGATGGCTTTGAAAATGCAAAACTATACGGGCATCCGTATAATGACCTGTGGCTTCGCCGCGATCAAGATTTTTTTGAATACCACGATGCGTTCTATATGGAAAGACTGAAGGAGGAAGGAGTGCCGGGCGATCTGCAGTTTTGGGTCAAAAAAATGAAACGTCCTTTGAACTTGATGGGTAGTCGGCCTTTGGACAAAGCCATTAATGAAGGCGATACTTTGCCGGGTCATCCAGAATGGGAAGTTCTCGAAACGCTTGGGCATGCCCAAAGCCATCTGTCATTCTGGAACAAAGAAACGCATGAGATGATTGGGGGCGACCATGTTATTGCAAAGGTATCATCCAATCCACTGATCGAACCACCATTAGACCCAGCGCAAGGGCGTCCGAAGTCGCTGCTGCAATACAATGCTTCACTCAGCCGACTATTGAAAATGCCAATAGATGTGATTTACAGCGGACATGGTGAAGAAGTACGTAATATCAATGAGTTGATCACTTCTCGTTTAGCAAAGCAGCATCAGCGGGCCATGAAGGCACTTGGCATGATTGGCGAAAGAAACCTCACAGTCTATGAACTTACGAAAGAATTGTTTTCTCACGCCTATGAAAAAGAACTAGGTCTGACTTTATCTGAGACAATTGGTCAAATTGACTACCTGCAAGAAGAAGGGCTGATTTCAGAACGTTTAGGTGATGACGGCATCTTCTACTACAATAAGGTTTGA
- the proC gene encoding pyrroline-5-carboxylate reductase, which yields MKIVCVGAGSMAESMIHGWINKRIMKPEEISVMNRSDQDRLEFLSDEYGVNIVCQDKTELKDANFILLAMKPKDVEVALSGIKDKLTGNTVIVSVAAGVSIKTIQKHVGEFPVARAMPNTSAKVGKSATGVAWSKHVSKEQQHELRNLLSSIGSVTVVAEEQLHAVTGVAGSGPAYIYYFAEAMTEAAVANGLSNADATKLVRQTFAGAAEMLQQEDFAELRIKVTSPNGTTAAGLDSLAENNFKNIVGQCVTKASNRSKELGKEFK from the coding sequence ATGAAAATAGTCTGTGTAGGAGCCGGATCGATGGCAGAGTCCATGATCCACGGCTGGATCAATAAGCGAATTATGAAACCAGAAGAAATTTCGGTGATGAACCGATCTGATCAAGATCGACTGGAGTTTTTGAGCGATGAATACGGCGTCAATATCGTCTGCCAAGACAAGACCGAGCTGAAAGATGCTAATTTCATCTTATTGGCGATGAAGCCAAAAGATGTAGAAGTTGCACTCAGTGGAATCAAAGATAAACTGACTGGCAATACCGTTATTGTATCAGTAGCTGCAGGTGTTTCGATTAAAACCATCCAAAAGCATGTTGGTGAATTCCCAGTAGCCCGCGCGATGCCGAATACATCCGCTAAAGTGGGCAAGTCGGCTACCGGAGTGGCATGGAGTAAACATGTATCGAAGGAACAGCAGCATGAATTGCGCAATCTATTGTCCTCAATAGGTAGCGTGACGGTCGTAGCAGAAGAACAATTGCATGCTGTTACAGGCGTTGCGGGCAGCGGACCAGCTTATATTTATTATTTTGCGGAAGCGATGACTGAAGCCGCCGTCGCGAATGGCCTATCAAACGCTGATGCAACAAAACTGGTGCGCCAAACTTTTGCGGGCGCCGCTGAAATGTTACAGCAGGAAGATTTCGCTGAATTGCGCATAAAAGTCACAAGCCCTAACGGCACAACTGCCGCCGGTCTTGACTCTTTAGCAGAAAACAACTTTAAAAATATTGTTGGTCAATGTGTAACCAAAGCTTCCAACCGATCCAAAGAGCTCGGAAAAGAATTTAAGTAA
- the namA gene encoding NADPH dehydrogenase NamA has translation MAKLFEPFTIKETVFKNRIVMAPMCMYQCDQEDGKVTDWHRVHYPTRAVGGVGLIITEATAIQPEGRISSRDLGIWNDNHIDGQEEIVRLMKQNGAKTGIQLAHAGRKATIDSEIYSASAIAFDDNYKIPKEMSIEDIEETIEAFRNGAIRAKKAGFDVIEVHAAHGYLINQFLSPLTNKRTDLYGGSAKNRYHLLSQVIDAINEVWDGPLFARISAHDYSEGGMTPEQYVEMCQWMKQQGVDLIDVSSGAVVPARIPVFPGYQVPFAETIKKHTPIATGAVGLITSPLQAEEILRNDRADLVFLARELLRDPYWAYTAAKVLDADITAPVPYERGWV, from the coding sequence ATGGCGAAATTGTTTGAACCCTTTACAATTAAAGAAACTGTTTTCAAAAACCGCATCGTAATGGCGCCTATGTGCATGTACCAATGCGATCAAGAAGACGGCAAAGTGACGGACTGGCATCGTGTCCACTACCCAACCCGCGCAGTTGGAGGTGTTGGCCTCATCATTACCGAAGCGACGGCTATCCAGCCAGAGGGACGCATTTCGTCAAGAGACCTTGGCATTTGGAATGACAACCACATTGACGGCCAAGAGGAAATTGTCCGATTGATGAAACAAAATGGAGCCAAAACCGGTATTCAATTGGCCCATGCTGGTAGAAAAGCTACAATTGATAGTGAGATTTACTCTGCCAGCGCCATTGCTTTTGATGACAACTATAAAATACCGAAAGAAATGTCTATAGAAGATATCGAAGAAACAATTGAAGCTTTTAGAAATGGAGCGATTCGTGCAAAAAAAGCCGGATTTGATGTTATCGAAGTTCATGCTGCACATGGCTACTTAATCAACCAATTCCTGTCACCTTTAACAAATAAACGTACCGACCTTTATGGAGGCAGCGCAAAAAACCGCTACCACCTGTTGAGTCAGGTCATTGATGCAATCAATGAGGTATGGGATGGCCCGCTATTTGCCCGTATCTCTGCACATGATTACAGCGAAGGCGGCATGACACCGGAACAATATGTGGAAATGTGCCAATGGATGAAGCAGCAGGGTGTTGATTTGATTGATGTCAGCTCTGGTGCTGTTGTACCTGCTCGTATTCCTGTGTTCCCTGGCTATCAGGTGCCATTTGCGGAAACCATTAAAAAGCATACTCCGATAGCAACTGGAGCGGTTGGCTTAATCACCAGTCCGCTGCAGGCAGAGGAAATTCTTCGAAATGACCGCGCGGATCTGGTCTTCCTAGCCCGCGAGTTGCTTCGCGACCCTTATTGGGCATACACAGCTGCAAAAGTACTGGACGCGGATATCACGGCTCCAGTGCCGTATGAACGCGGCTGGGTATAA
- a CDS encoding DUF3221 domain-containing protein translates to MKKWSLLVASVFLLAACSNEEAEPAETEEPEKAEMAVDQESMTEEGFITQVSGESILVNNIYFSIPEDVKVQFSDGAETTEGVIRDIRTGMKVSMDYQGPLAESFPMQGEAETITILTDEDSVEQSEALEAFINTEQLSRLIMMGQPIVRDNEIGFLFSNMETGEMSEVRIDLDTHEYTIGGEENE, encoded by the coding sequence TTGAAAAAATGGAGTTTATTAGTAGCTAGTGTCTTCTTGCTTGCCGCATGTTCAAATGAAGAAGCCGAACCGGCTGAAACAGAGGAACCGGAAAAAGCAGAAATGGCAGTCGATCAGGAAAGCATGACTGAAGAAGGATTTATCACACAAGTTAGCGGAGAAAGCATCCTCGTCAACAATATTTATTTCAGCATTCCTGAAGATGTTAAGGTCCAGTTCAGCGATGGCGCTGAAACGACAGAAGGCGTGATTCGAGACATTCGTACTGGCATGAAAGTCAGCATGGACTATCAGGGGCCGCTTGCCGAGTCCTTCCCGATGCAAGGGGAAGCAGAGACCATCACTATCCTGACCGATGAAGATTCCGTCGAACAATCAGAAGCACTCGAGGCATTTATCAATACAGAGCAATTGTCGAGATTGATCATGATGGGACAGCCGATAGTCAGAGATAATGAGATTGGCTTCTTGTTTAGCAATATGGAAACAGGAGAAATGTCTGAAGTTCGGATAGATCTTGATACACATGAATATACAATTGGTGGAGAAGAAAATGAATGA
- a CDS encoding cytochrome c biogenesis CcdA family protein translates to MASDINLFLAFGAGFLSFISPCTLPLYPAFLSYITGMTMDEIKNDKKVMQRRGMFHTLFFLLGFSTIFIALGFSTSFFYEWFIRYDELIRQVGAIFIVLFGLMIVGVFSPKFLMQDRKFSFKNRPAGFLGTFVIGLAFAAGWTPCTGPITAAIYALAAANPGSGVWYMLAYVLGFAIPFFVLSFFVARMGWLRKHNQKIMKIGGYVMIGVGILLFFDGMTYLIRILGPFFGDFQGF, encoded by the coding sequence GTGGCATCTGATATTAATTTGTTTTTGGCTTTTGGCGCAGGCTTTTTAAGTTTTATTTCGCCTTGTACGCTGCCTTTGTATCCTGCATTTTTATCCTATATAACAGGCATGACCATGGATGAAATTAAGAACGATAAAAAAGTGATGCAGCGACGGGGGATGTTCCATACGCTGTTTTTCTTATTAGGATTTTCAACAATTTTCATTGCGCTCGGTTTTAGTACATCGTTCTTCTATGAATGGTTTATCCGCTATGATGAATTGATCCGCCAAGTAGGTGCTATATTTATTGTTTTGTTCGGGCTAATGATTGTCGGTGTCTTTTCACCGAAATTCCTTATGCAAGACCGAAAGTTCTCATTTAAAAATCGCCCAGCTGGATTTTTAGGAACATTCGTTATCGGGTTGGCGTTTGCAGCCGGCTGGACACCGTGTACAGGACCAATCACTGCGGCTATTTATGCGCTTGCTGCTGCCAATCCAGGGTCGGGTGTCTGGTATATGCTGGCATACGTACTCGGCTTTGCGATTCCATTTTTCGTCTTGTCGTTCTTCGTTGCACGTATGGGCTGGCTCCGCAAACATAACCAGAAAATCATGAAGATCGGCGGTTATGTTATGATTGGAGTAGGTATTCTGTTGTTTTTCGATGGCATGACGTATCTAATCCGTATCCTGGGTCCGTTCTTTGGTGATTTCCAAGGATTCTAA
- a CDS encoding thioredoxin family protein codes for METISGMQEYQSKIGEGQSFLLFVKTDNCSVCEGLRPQVEAFENDYQLPFYLVNAARISELAGQLMLFTAPVVLLFRQGKEIHRFARFVPIEELRRRLDELEGSLNV; via the coding sequence ATGGAAACTATTTCCGGAATGCAAGAATACCAATCAAAAATTGGTGAAGGGCAGTCGTTTCTGCTTTTTGTGAAGACGGATAATTGCTCAGTCTGTGAAGGTTTGCGTCCTCAAGTCGAAGCATTTGAAAATGACTACCAACTGCCATTCTACTTGGTGAATGCAGCCAGAATTTCAGAACTGGCAGGGCAGTTGATGCTCTTTACAGCACCTGTAGTCCTATTATTCCGGCAAGGAAAGGAAATTCATCGCTTTGCACGATTTGTACCGATTGAAGAATTGCGTCGCAGATTGG
- the rnz gene encoding ribonuclease Z, protein MQLLFLGTGAGMPSKQRNTSALVLKLLEERGTVWLFDCGEATQHQILHTTIKPRKIEKIFISHMHGDHIFGLPGLLGSRSFQGGDEPLEIYGPSGIKEFVEMTLTLSRTHLTYRIVYHELTEGVLFEDELMTVETRLLNHVIPSYGFRIIQKPLPPKLMVNKALALGVPKGPLLAKLKNGGDVEITDGRWVRSGDVTEPEEPGFIVTILGDTRYCEAAVELGRGADVLVHEATFDGTSKKMAGEYGHSTVYDAAETARLAGATTLILNHISARFLPEDDKLLLKQMKEIHPRGFIAQDFAEFEWLQHDKKIRKK, encoded by the coding sequence ATGCAATTATTATTTCTTGGCACCGGTGCCGGGATGCCTTCTAAACAACGCAACACTTCCGCGCTGGTACTGAAATTGCTCGAAGAAAGGGGAACTGTCTGGTTGTTTGACTGCGGAGAAGCGACGCAGCATCAAATTCTTCATACTACTATAAAGCCACGCAAAATCGAAAAAATCTTTATCAGCCATATGCACGGAGACCATATTTTCGGTTTGCCAGGTTTACTCGGCTCTCGTTCATTTCAAGGAGGAGATGAACCTCTTGAAATTTATGGACCATCAGGAATAAAAGAATTTGTCGAAATGACGTTAACGCTCAGCCGGACTCACTTGACTTATCGAATTGTCTACCATGAACTGACAGAGGGTGTGTTATTTGAAGACGAGCTGATGACAGTGGAGACCCGGTTGCTCAATCATGTAATCCCATCTTATGGTTTTCGCATTATTCAAAAGCCGTTACCGCCAAAATTAATGGTCAATAAAGCATTGGCGCTTGGAGTCCCAAAAGGTCCACTACTGGCGAAACTGAAAAACGGAGGAGATGTGGAAATCACGGATGGTCGATGGGTTCGGAGCGGAGATGTCACAGAACCCGAGGAGCCTGGGTTTATCGTGACGATTCTTGGAGACACTCGTTATTGTGAGGCAGCTGTAGAATTGGGGCGCGGGGCGGATGTTTTGGTTCACGAAGCAACGTTTGACGGAACTTCTAAAAAAATGGCCGGAGAATACGGCCATTCAACCGTCTATGATGCAGCAGAAACTGCGCGTCTGGCCGGTGCCACTACATTGATTTTGAATCACATCAGTGCTCGTTTTCTGCCAGAAGATGATAAACTATTGCTGAAACAGATGAAGGAAATTCACCCGCGAGGATTTATTGCCCAAGATTTCGCTGAATTTGAGTGGTTGCAACATGATAAAAAAATAAGGAAAAAATAA
- the argH gene encoding argininosuccinate lyase, protein MTKLWGGRFQKSAEQWVDEFGASISYDQKLVMEDLEGSTAHVKMLVACQILSKEDGELILSGLETLKQKAHDGDLEFSVSNEDIHLNLEKQLIDEIGPVGGKLHTARSRNDQVATDMHLYLKNRVGEIIEAVTAFQDAIVTQAETHVETIVPGYTHLQRAQPISFGHHLMTYFWMLQRDKERLMESLKRIDISPLGAGAMSGTTFPIDREMSAELLGFSNVYQNSLDAVSDRDFILEFLSNSSILMMHMSRFAEEIILWSSEEFRFIELDDTFSTGSSIMPQKKNPDMAELIRGKTGRVYGNLFGLLTTLKGLPLAYNKDMQEDKEGMFDTVHTLMGSLPIFEGMIRTMTVRADSMEKAVHSDFSNATELADYLAAKGMPFREAHDVTGKLVFTCIQRGYFLKDLPLADLQEASTLIDEDIYNTLKPRTAVERRNSLGGTGFEQVHHQLGLAKQLIG, encoded by the coding sequence ATGACCAAACTGTGGGGCGGCCGTTTTCAAAAATCGGCCGAACAGTGGGTTGATGAGTTTGGTGCTTCCATTTCCTATGATCAAAAGCTGGTAATGGAGGATCTGGAAGGCAGCACAGCGCATGTGAAAATGCTGGTTGCTTGCCAGATTCTTTCTAAAGAAGATGGGGAGCTTATCTTATCCGGTCTCGAGACGCTGAAACAGAAAGCGCATGACGGCGATTTGGAATTCAGTGTATCGAATGAAGACATCCACTTAAATTTAGAAAAACAGTTAATCGATGAAATCGGTCCTGTCGGCGGCAAACTGCACACAGCAAGAAGCCGTAACGACCAAGTAGCGACCGATATGCATTTGTATTTGAAAAACCGTGTTGGAGAGATTATCGAAGCCGTTACGGCTTTCCAGGACGCCATCGTCACGCAAGCGGAAACGCATGTCGAAACCATTGTGCCTGGCTATACACATCTTCAGCGTGCACAGCCGATTTCGTTTGGGCATCATTTAATGACTTATTTCTGGATGCTGCAGCGCGACAAAGAACGGTTGATGGAATCATTAAAGCGTATCGATATTTCTCCGCTTGGAGCTGGTGCGATGTCCGGCACAACGTTTCCAATCGACCGTGAAATGTCGGCAGAGCTTCTAGGTTTTTCAAACGTTTACCAAAACAGCTTAGATGCCGTTAGTGATCGTGATTTTATTTTGGAGTTCCTTAGCAATTCATCGATATTGATGATGCATATGTCGCGTTTTGCCGAAGAAATTATTCTTTGGTCCAGCGAAGAATTCCGTTTTATCGAGCTGGATGATACCTTCTCGACAGGATCAAGTATCATGCCGCAGAAAAAAAATCCGGATATGGCGGAACTGATTCGTGGCAAGACTGGGCGCGTCTATGGCAATCTTTTCGGATTGCTGACGACATTGAAAGGTCTTCCACTGGCTTATAATAAGGACATGCAGGAAGACAAGGAAGGCATGTTCGACACGGTCCATACCTTGATGGGCTCATTGCCGATTTTCGAAGGCATGATTCGCACCATGACAGTCCGTGCAGATTCCATGGAAAAAGCGGTGCATTCCGATTTCTCTAATGCTACAGAATTGGCGGATTATCTGGCTGCCAAAGGCATGCCGTTCCGTGAAGCGCATGATGTGACCGGGAAACTGGTTTTCACTTGCATCCAGCGCGGTTATTTCCTGAAAGATTTGCCACTTGCTGATCTTCAAGAAGCGAGTACGTTAATTGATGAAGATATTTATAATACCTTAAAGCCAAGAACAGCAGTAGAGCGAAGAAACTCTCTGGGCGGCACAGGTTTTGAACAAGTACATCATCAATTGGGACTTGCCAAGCAACTCATCGGGTAA
- a CDS encoding IS30 family transposase translates to MTYTHLTTDELVMIESYHRQHIPVAIIAECLNRSRQPIYNVINFLKSGYTALDFYKQYKKNKQRCGRRKLVLPKKQVVYIQDKVAQGWTPDVIVGRAETVIDCSARTLYRMFKNQVFDVATLPMKGKRKPNGHEERRGKQAFKRHISERETDYPSFQKEFGHIEGDTIVGARHKSAVITLVERLTKVIIALKPAGRKACDIETTLNQWFQGVPRNLFKSITFDCGKEFSNWKPLCNRHDVSIYFADPGTPSQRALNENSNGLLRKDGLAKEMDFNQVDQPFISAVADKRNNIPRKSLDYRTPLEAFLSHLNGMDLSSLY, encoded by the coding sequence ATGACCTACACCCATCTTACCACGGATGAATTGGTGATGATAGAATCCTACCACCGCCAACATATACCTGTGGCGATAATTGCAGAATGCCTGAACCGTTCCAGGCAGCCGATCTATAATGTCATCAACTTCCTGAAATCGGGCTATACAGCTCTCGATTTCTACAAACAATACAAGAAAAACAAACAACGCTGCGGCCGACGAAAACTGGTCTTGCCGAAGAAACAAGTTGTCTATATTCAAGACAAGGTGGCGCAGGGATGGACGCCTGATGTCATTGTCGGCCGTGCAGAAACGGTGATCGATTGTTCCGCACGCACGCTCTATCGCATGTTCAAAAATCAGGTCTTTGATGTAGCCACACTGCCCATGAAAGGGAAACGAAAACCCAATGGGCACGAGGAACGCCGCGGAAAGCAGGCGTTCAAACGACATATTTCCGAACGAGAAACCGACTATCCTTCTTTCCAAAAAGAGTTCGGACATATCGAAGGCGACACCATTGTGGGCGCCCGCCACAAAAGTGCGGTGATCACGCTGGTCGAACGGCTGACGAAAGTCATCATCGCCTTGAAGCCTGCGGGACGCAAGGCATGCGATATTGAAACTACGCTGAATCAGTGGTTTCAAGGGGTCCCGAGAAATCTGTTCAAATCCATCACCTTTGATTGCGGGAAGGAATTCTCCAATTGGAAGCCGCTGTGCAACCGGCACGACGTCTCGATTTACTTTGCGGATCCCGGAACGCCTTCCCAGCGCGCCTTGAATGAAAATTCCAACGGACTCCTTCGAAAAGACGGCTTGGCAAAGGAAATGGATTTCAACCAGGTCGATCAACCGTTCATTTCCGCGGTGGCTGACAAGCGGAATAATATCCCGCGGAAGTCGCTGGATTACCGTACACCCCTGGAGGCATTTTTGAGTCACCTGAATGGAATGGATTTGTCTAGCTTATATTGA